From the Candidatus Poribacteria bacterium genome, the window CGTATTGATGGTGGTAAGTCATATCTTCTTGTTTAAAACACCGTGGGGTTTGCGGTTGCGTGCCGCCGGTGAATCCACCGAGGCACTCGCAGCAATGAGTCTGAGCCGAACAAAATGGCAATACTTCGGTGTTCTGTTAAGTGGTGTCTTGGCAGCAATTGGTGGGTGTTTTTTGGCATCTGAAGTCCACTATTTTACAAAAGGGATGACAGCAGGACGCGGATATCTCGCCCTCGCGGCGGTAATCTTCGGAAATTGGCGACCTTTGAGCGGGGTCGCAGCGTGCTGCCTCTTTGGGTTCGCGACAGCTTTGGAACTCGCAAACCGATGGGAGGTACCAGTCCAACTTCTACATAGTTTGCCCTATATCTTAACGATGGTTGTCCTCGCTGGATTTGTCGGAAGATCACGCCCACCCGCGAGCTTGGGAAAAATGGACCCTTAACCTCGTGCAGGGATTGGTAGGTGCGGTTTCTAACCGCACGCTTTAAGGTTCACTCTCGTCGTTACCGAGCCTATAGGCATCGGCATGGCGACTATAGTAGCCGTAGGATTTAGCCTGTTTCGGATCAATCATATTGCAAAGCACACCGATCCCTTTCGTTGGAAAGGCTTCTGTCAAATCCCGTATACCCGTGAGTATATCAGCCCGTCGGGTTTTCGTGATGTCAAAAACATAGACGATAACATCGACGATGTTTGCCAGAATCATCGGATCCGCCACAGCGCGGATTGGCGGTGAGTCGATGACGATCACATCATATTCCGATTTTGCGAGTTCCAACCAATGCGTCATCATTTCTGAGTTGAGAAGTTCAATCGGGTTGGGTGGGACAGTGCCACTGGGGACTAAATGCAAATTGGGAATCCCTGTCTGCTTGATT encodes:
- a CDS encoding ABC transporter permease → MLDLIPTTLRMATPLGFAALGGIYSERSGVINLALEGMMLIGAFGYVIGTQISGSTWIGLLVAMGFGFLFALLHAIATITFRAEQIVTGIAINILALGITEFLVPTPEQVGGLPQWKLPFIGAYSFLVYLLPVLMVVSHIFLFKTPWGLRLRAAGESTEALAAMSLSRTKWQYFGVLLSGVLAAIGGCFLASEVHYFTKGMTAGRGYLALAAVIFGNWRPLSGVAACCLFGFATALELANRWEVPVQLLHSLPYILTMVVLAGFVGRSRPPASLGKMDP